The nucleotide window AGATCAAGTGAAAATATCGATCACCCTTGGCATTTAAAACTGGAGACAGCACGAACACGACTTTTTTCCTTTTCAAAATCGTGTTGAATGTGAAGTCTTTGAATGTTTCGAGTAATGATATCCGAACTAATCTATAACTTAAGAATGCTTCTTTCATATCTGTTGTATGACATACAAATgtggaaatttttcaaatgtttatcctttattttgaaacatttgtagaaaataaatactttgaggccaagaatgaatcaagccataTCGGATgttctattccaaagtgaatcATATCCCAGAGAtcgcgttctgcatcgatcgaaacagatAGTAGTCTGCAGTTTAAAGCGGGTGAGGAAaatcttcccaaccacttcattctaaatactttttatcaggtattgcaacatgtggctgagcgttgtcatgatgtaatattacggtttcatatctggccgcatattctgagcgtttttcctacaatgctcgcttcaatcTGCATCAGTttcattcggtacaggttccctgtgatggtatggtcagatttcagcagctcctaatatataggacccttttgctaccaccaaatacagagaattaccttagcgcaatGGATATTTGGTGTTTGTgtggattcggctggttggccggccGGCGGGTTATTGCAGTGgaaacatttttcatcgcaaataatgattcgttgcaaaaattattttcttttttaacgtTAAAGCATCATTTCTGACATGCCAAAACaactttcaaggtctctctgcttcaattcgtatggtacccaatttctctgcttttgaatgaattctgctgctcgtaaacgtttagaaattgctgcttgagagctcccaatgattttgcaagctcttgttgagtttgacaacaatctttatgaagtaatgcctccaattattggttttataacttttttggctggcctggacaatctttgtcttccttgtcaaaatcTCCACTTCTGATCAGaacaaatcatctctcgcatgttgaaaccgatgaaacacattcatctTAAGCTTTGCTTAGCAATTTGTGTGCTTCAGcggaacttttttttcaaattaaagaagagtaaagcaaaacttcccgcatatgatgcttATGATGATACAAAactcgacattttcgaagcaaaaaaaactgtgttatttacacaataatattcaataactaagtgagagtaaatgacagatatgtacccttcaaaatgacatataagtttttaaaatctaaAGTCGTGTTcagaagatacgccatctattgtaaatcggGCTTTATTAAGTTCCAATAATTTACCCATAAACTTTATATGTGTCTTATacatttttagatttaaaataaatatttgtattacaatAAATTTCTCCTTCCACCATTTCAGACTCCTGGCACACTCGAAGCATCGGCCATCAATAGTGGATTTAGCAAAAGTTATGGTTCTTTGACCTCCAATGAATCGGCATCCGAAAAACTGACATACTCCTGGTGTAATCTAGATGTATTTGGTGAAGTTCATCAGCCCGGATCGAATTGGAAGCAGCTGGTAAATCGAGTCAAGGGAGTATTTTGCAATGAAAGACATATACCCAAGCCGCGTAAACACTTGATCAAGAAtggtaaattttctttatataaaccAAAGTTAAAACTCCTTAATATCGAATATCTTTTTACAGTTTGTGGCGTGGCCTATCCCGGAGAACTGTTAGCCGTTATGGGTAGTTCGGGAGCGGGTAAAACCACTCTACTGAATGCCTTAGCCTTTCGTTCGGCACGAGGAGTGCAAATTTCCCCTTCCAGTGTACGCATGCTAAATGGTCATCCCGTGGATGCCAAAGAAATGCAAGCCCGCTGTGCCTATGTCCAACAGGATGATTTATTCATAGGCTCTCTTACGGCTCGGGAACATTTGATATTTCAGGCCACTGTTCGTATGCCACGTTCGATGACACAAAAACAGAAAATCCAAAGAGTGGATCAAGTTATACAGGATTTATCACTGGGTAAATGCCAAAATACCATAATTGGGGTACCCGGTCGCGTTAAGGGTCTCTCTGGAGGCGAGCGTAAACGTTTAGCTTTCGCCTCAGAGGCCCTTACCGATCCACCGCTATTGATTTGTGATGAACCCACTTCCGGTTTGGATTCGTTTATGGCCGCCAGTGTGGTTCAGGTGTTGAAGAAGCTGTCACAGCGTggtaaaactgttatactaaccATACATCAGCCTTCATCGGAACTGTTTGAACTGTTCGATAAGATTTTGTTAATGGCCGAGGGTAGAGTTGCTTTCTTGGGCACGCCCACTGAGGCGGTGGACTTTTTTTCATTGTAAGTCAaagatttttgtaatatttcaggttattttaaatttatttatcaatTCCTTTAGCATTGGCGCCCAGTGTCCTAATAATTATAATCCAGCTGATTTCTATGTTCAAGTCTTGGCTGTTGTACCCGGACGAGAGCTGGAGTCACGTGATcgtatttcaaaaatatgcgaCAATTTTGCGGTGGGCAAGTAAGTTTACGGTAAAAACTTATGTAGATACAATCAatctataataatatttattttatctatGTATTAGAGTTTCTCGTGAAATGGAACAGAATTTCCAAAAGATTGCTGCCAAGTCGGATGGTTTTCAGAAGAACGATGAAAATGGCATAAGTTACAAGGCTTCTTGGCTTACCCAGTTTCGAGCGATTATGTGGCGTTCTTGGATTTCCACTTTAAAGGAACCGTTGCTGGTTAAAGTGCGCTTGATACAAACTACGGTAAGGGAACTATACTATACAACAGGGAAAATATCTTGGGattaattaaaagaatttaggggaatatttgttttaaagtgtttgaagatttgaaatttaaatttgaagtcACCGAAAACACAGCAAGAAATCCATTATGGGTGGAGTAGCATGCAGTTCTAACGACGACAAATAagtcttcaattttttttttaaacaaaaacaaactccGAAGCTTTTTGCTTATCTAAAGAAAcgcccagagtctctggcaggaatcgaacccgcaaccctaggattgatagtccagtacactatcgtctagtctatcggggcacccaatAGACTAGACTTCAACATTCGGTTGACTATTTCTGAAGATAATCAAGTTGCTGTCAGAATACTTAGAGgtaattaaggagtgagatcgaaaaattcttaacatacatatatgtttataaaaaagaaaccactaaacttacagctttaatttttttttttttgattgaaattattattacaatttacaaaaaaaattatttttatagttttaatcactagtgatgaaattttgaacctttttcggaaacccttccatgaacgtttttatagtgctttctgtcactttgctcgaacatgtagtccatctccgtttaaaatctaccacacttttggacaccttttttgtactcttcaattctcttttaacaagagcccaatatctctccactggccttagctccgggcagtttggaggatttgcctctcttggtacaaataccacattattgttcttgtaccactcaagggcttgtttgccatagtgacaggatgccaagtcaggccaaaaataagtggacacattatgaagtcttatgaatggaagcagccttttttgtaaacattccttgatgtaaatttcggtatttatagagcccgttgtaacaaatgagtggcttcttttgccgcaactgcatattgcttgccataccaagaactttctgggaaattttgtctgcttttgggtcctaaacttttcttcaacattccctcgagcatcagcaacataaaatttttgacctggaagttgcgaaaaatctgccagaacatacgtttcgtcatccattatgcagcaagaatatttttttataaaacttgacttcaatttccgtgctctgtttttggcctctaaatttttagtagcgttcctgtcaggaactttttgagccttgtatgtttttaaacctgcattagctttaacttttcgtaccaaatagtccgagcactgagctaaccgggctgctttcctaccggatgtgttgggagctcttttgaaaatgcgttctatttttttggctttagaaacatcatgtggaccattccttctacctgaaccaggttttctatcaactgacaagttctcccggtactgtttaataacattggaaacagtttgacggcagacctttgtatgcttggccaactttttgtaagaccaagttgggttttgttgaaaatatttaataatttcagtacgcacttttttctggtcactcattttaatcagattaacaaaaaaattaatataattgacattacacataataactgacatgtttttcaaaggtaacttgatcaaaaaaaaattcaaataatacttgggttaaaaaatgtaatgaaaaacgtgtgttaagaatttttcgatctcactccttataaaaGATCAGGCCAACAACAAGAGGCAGATTATGGAATCAAAGAAGCTAATCGGTCGATTGACTAATAAACTGATGGatattctgaaaaattaaaggATAGAAAAGGCTGGTTAGAAGGAAACAATGCTGATACTCTCGTTAAAGTATTTCATGAAGGAGAGTCAAGATCAAGAACATTTAAGAGAATCCAAATCAATATAAACGAAAAGAATAATATCttgtttaaaactaaattcattaaaaagcaTTGAATTATGTCTGTCGAAGGATGTATTAGGCATTCAGTGGTCCCGAAAAACTTtcacattttcaaaaatatggattATAGTTTAGACTCCTTGTTATTGTACTTGGCTGCAGTCTAAATAATTTAGCATTAGGACTGAAAAGGGGTTAGGTTAACATGCAGCCGCATGGCAGAGGCAGGAAAGAGAGCAGCTCACTTGGTTCCTTTGTGTTACCTGGAAATAGAAATATAAGAGGGCCTAATAGAGATGAAAAGAGAAGGAGAAAGTCAGATAGGACAAGGCGTAGAAGAAATAAAGATGAAGGAGGTCAGAAGAGAAGATGAATTTTCAAAGACTCTTTAGACGTTCAAACTCTTTCCGATTGCTCTGGGCTGCAGTCTAAATAACTTATCATTGATTATTGAAACATATTAGGGCTGAAAAGTGGTTAGGTTAACAGGCAGTCGCATGGTAGAGACAGGAAAGAGAGCAGCTCACTTGGATCCAAACAGTATGTtactttgtgttacctgaaaataGAAACAGAAGAGGGAAAGAGAAGGAGAAAGTCAGATAGAATAAGGAGTAGATGAAATAAAGAGGAAGAAGGTCAGAAGAGGAGAAGTGATGATAATATGAACCAGTCTTTTGAAGGATACTGGGTCACTTCATGGAGATTCCCGTGTCTGGCCAATTGCCATTCCTAATAAAGGCATTGATACATTCTAACTTCATGTCCGCtagctcagaaagactatttgAGGAACGATGTTCCAGAAACCTGatgcgtagatctcctaatacCGGGCAATGACAAAGTCATTATATGGCAGTCCAAGTCTCCTCGCATGGTTGCCAAATATGCAGTGTCCGGTAATCACCCCCACTACATTGCTTACTTGTGAGCGTGTCAAGCCAAGAAGATATTTTGCCACATGTGGGTTCACATCCCCATCTTgtctgagcgagctcatagtacAAATTACTAATTTGCTGTTTGTAATTGGATAACGGAAACCCGCATATAAAGTCTATGTATCCGTCAGGCATCATGGTGCCTTTTTTTGCACGATCATCAGCAACACAGTTAGGTTAGGAGTCCATTTAGGTTTTAACTTCACTACAGATGACATCATTTCACTAATAGGTTTATGGATCGAATGTTGGTTGAACTTAACATCGACGATTAAAATCAATGCATTGGTCAAAAGGCGGTTGCGAAATCAATGATTGAGGTCAACTGGGGTCAGAACAAAGTTTTGATAATTTGGAAGAGCGTCTTTAACTGTTTCTCCAAACACCAATGTAACCAAAAATCTCTGGATCAGGTTTTTTAATCACGTTCTTGAAGTAATACTCTTCAACTTTGTAAAAAAGACAGATATTTCAATAGCAAAGTTAtcatttatgatttttatttaagtttttattctaaatttctcttaattttaaaattccctCCACTTTCAGATGGTTGCTGTTTTAATCGGTTTAATATTCTTGAACCAGCCCATGACCCAGGTGGGTGTAATGAACATCAATGGCGCCATATTTCTATTTCTCACCAATATgacttttcaaaatgttttcgcTGTAATCAATGTAAGTCTCAAATAagcattaaagaaaattaactttttccatatattaaacTCTCATATATTATCTCTTTTAGGTCTTCACCTCTGAATTGCCGGTATTTATGCGTGAAACACGCAGTCGCCTTTACCGTTGTGATACCTATTTTCTGGGCAAAACTATAGCCGAATTGCCGTTGTTCTTAGTGGTACCGTTTCTCTTTACCGCCATCGCCTATCCCATGATAGGTCTAAGACCCGGCATACTTCATTTCCTTAGCGCCTTGGCTTTGGTCACTTTGGTGGCCAATGTTTCTACTTCATTCGGTTATTTGATTTCTTGTGCCAGTACTTCCACTTCGATGGCTTTATCGGTGGGTCCTCCCGTTACTATACCCTTTCTTTTGTTTGGTGGTTTCTTCTTGAATTCCGGTTCAGTGCCTGTGTACTTCAAATGGCTGTCGTATTTCTCTTGGTTCCGTTATGCCAACGAGGGCTTGCTAATCAATCAATGGGCCGATGTACAGCCGGGTGAAATTACCTGCACCTCCAAAAATACCACCTGTCCCAATTCTGGTAAAGTTATTTTGGAGACTTTGAGCTTTTCTGAGACGAATTTACCATTTGATTATATGGGTTTGATATTGTTGATTCTAATATTTCGTATTGCTGCCTATGTGGCTTTGAAGATGCGCACCAAACGTAAGGAATAGGGAGTGGGGCGAGAGCTGCTTACATATTTTAGATTTAAGACaatttaacacatattattgtaaataaaagaaTGATTTAAACAATACAACATAtgaatttatgattttaatgaaCTTTCTAAAAAACTATAGAGAATTAATTTTGTtgtgaaaattaaataactaataTTCAATAATGGCTTTGTTCCTGAACTAGTTAGATTTAGAAGAAATCATGGAAGAATTTTAAGAATCGAAACTTTAAATTACAAACGCttctcaaacagtattccgggatTATATGAAACCATGGACCGATGGATATTGAATATTCCCCATTTTGAATACCAAATAAACCTTATCGTATTTtaaatagacagacagacggacatagatatatcgtcttagaatcttatgaggacccaccATATACTAATGTAGGTCtgagacaaatattttgatgtgttacaaacggaatgacaaaatcaaatcTTTTTGGATTTTGGGTATAATAAAAGCGTTTGAACGAATCTAAAGAATATACTTTGGCGGGAATAGTTTTATGGTATAGATTTctgatatttttcatttcttagttaatatttaagattaaatttaaataattaatttgaagCTCTGATTGATACCCAAATATTTAAGATAGTTATGAATGCTTAATTAAGTCCTATTCAGAGAGGAGTAATAAgcgaaataatggatggatatTAACAAAATTGAATAACTTCATCATTGAGGGACGTGTATGCcaaatttcatgaaattatCTTTGTCATGAAATTCTTAGCGACGGACGGACTCAGAAAGATTATTGAAATAATATGTTCATGTAAAGTATGAATTCTCTATCATTCATTCCGGAGCATAATAGCTTCTAAATTGcaacttattttaatatttattttcgactTTTGCTATTTTGAtcatattttaatgtaatatatTTTGACTGCTATGGATTTACTGATAAGAAAAATgcatttgtgaaaatttttactttttgaaaattaaaaataaaaaaaaagtaattttttcacTTAATCGATTTTTTGGTATAACGAAATGTAGTTCGACTTTTGTCAGAGCAAATATTAGTCGGGAAATTtcgtaaattttatattatttcagcacatataaaacagattcgttgtgatTTGTTCCGCCATCGAATTTTACGATTATaaccataaattttttcaatactagcaactaaaatttttcagccacatcaaaaaaaattcggcCATTTGgactaattaattttattgccaatacaTTAGGTTACGTCtatcaaaactattttaaaacagaaacatgtatatttaaaacaggaaaatttacttaatacaaattcaaatttgCTATGCTCCCAAGTTCTTTATCATCTAAAtttcaaatgctgaaaatttttggtaaaatctGTACATAATGTATGTTAAGTGGTTGCACATTTTCGAGTTTTAGGTCaaaatagcaatattttccaaaaaaaataaaattaaatgttgaaaaataactctttttaaaaatagttatttttgtatttaattattagTCAAATTATGAGTAGCAACATTCAAAATAACAGATTGTtcatgatttaaataaatttaaatttgaataaataaagagttgttacaatttttaaactactaaacggcttttatttgcaatcaaaagtatccggtttatttaaaggaaataaaccaaacgttttgaaaaggttaaaacgtaacaatataatatttaaaatttaaaattttgcaaaatttgaactttgaccttcACTATTCATATTTGTTATATGATATTTGTTATTTTGGCTACATATTGGTGTaacgaatttttttataaaaaaaaaaacatttttataaaaagacctTAAGctcaaataattattattttatagtgTATTAAAAAGGTCAAATAAAGTAAAGTATCTGATAAATACTAACACCCATattcatagaaaaaataaatttaaataatgttttaaagcaaaatttccataccaaaaaaaaaatcgttaaatttcaagctaaattaataattaaaacaactttttgagttatttatttaacaaacttGTTACTAAAGAGTGAAATTAATTAAAGTGTCAAAAACACCAGTATAAACGGTTTAAATTTCGGTTATAATTTCGGGccgaaattaattaatttcggTGAAGTCTGAATGTGCCATTAGCCATTTTttaaccggttttcggtttcttcgaaaaattttaatttaatataaactggtttcggtttttttataataacctcttttaaaaaaagtagtatttctactcctttttttaaaaaaaagtagtatttctacttctttttttaaaaaagtagtatttcttctcctttttttaaaaaagtagtatttcttctccttttttttaaaaaagaagtaGTATTTccactcctttttttaaaaaaagttgtatttcttctcctttttttaaaaaaaagtagtatttctactccttttttaaaaaaaagtagtatttctactccttttttaaaaaaaagtagtatttctactactttttcaaaaaaagtagtatttctactcctttttaaaaaaaagtagtatttctactcctttttaaaaaaaagtagtatttttacacctttttaaaaaaaagtagtatttttactcctttttcaaaaaaagtagtatttctactcctttttcaaaaaaagtagtatttctactccttttttaaaaaaagtagtgtttctactccttttttaataaaagtagtatttctactcttttttaaaaaaaagtagtatttctactccttttttaatgactttaatttaatttcaaatgtcaacaactacgttaggttttttaaaaacaaaaatctattttctatttggatcaaatttgacccgaagatcgttaacgtcagtaaatttgaagaccttaggaataagtaaaacacagtttaaatgctttggagtatatcgattttttttttgtttttataaaactagacattgCAAATAATCTTTTACTTGGTGTATTTGTAGAACACATATAAAGTAAGTTTTCAGGCTTTCCAGATCACttgtgacattttctaaatataaatagtcttcTACAAtagttgaaatatttgttttaattttttttttttttgattttgaatacttttttaagtttttaatacactaaaactcataaaatcggcccacaaatggctgagatataaggaaaaaaccgtgacaacctcgatttttggcttaattttgatatctggactatatctggattactaagacaatatggatatctaatgatagatatttcaatgtcCATTGCAACGAGGTATATAAGGCtaaagggtcaaaatcgggaaaaatattttttaacccgaatttttttataaaaaaaaaattttttgtcatacattttttttcactaataaatttaaaattttttttaaaaaaaatttggaaaataaaattaaaacaaaacaatttaaaaaaaaaatacaaatttaaaaaaaatttaattttcaaaaacaattttcaaaaaaagcttaGTTTGGTGTAgggattcggcacagccgaatatagagctcttacttatttatttattgcttCTTTAGATTGCTAATCTTAGTCGGGACATATTAAAtcttttcataatttaatataaaaataatccctgaaatgaataaatttttctagttgctacttttttcaaa belongs to Calliphora vicina chromosome 4, idCalVici1.1, whole genome shotgun sequence and includes:
- the w gene encoding protein white encodes the protein MGQEDQEFLIPEHKKGTTTSVESLHNTPGTLEASAINSGFSKSYGSLTSNESASEKLTYSWCNLDVFGEVHQPGSNWKQLVNRVKGVFCNERHIPKPRKHLIKNVCGVAYPGELLAVMGSSGAGKTTLLNALAFRSARGVQISPSSVRMLNGHPVDAKEMQARCAYVQQDDLFIGSLTAREHLIFQATVRMPRSMTQKQKIQRVDQVIQDLSLGKCQNTIIGVPGRVKGLSGGERKRLAFASEALTDPPLLICDEPTSGLDSFMAASVVQVLKKLSQRGKTVILTIHQPSSELFELFDKILLMAEGRVAFLGTPTEAVDFFSFIGAQCPNNYNPADFYVQVLAVVPGRELESRDRISKICDNFAVGKVSREMEQNFQKIAAKSDGFQKNDENGISYKASWLTQFRAIMWRSWISTLKEPLLVKVRLIQTTMVAVLIGLIFLNQPMTQVGVMNINGAIFLFLTNMTFQNVFAVINVFTSELPVFMRETRSRLYRCDTYFLGKTIAELPLFLVVPFLFTAIAYPMIGLRPGILHFLSALALVTLVANVSTSFGYLISCASTSTSMALSVGPPVTIPFLLFGGFFLNSGSVPVYFKWLSYFSWFRYANEGLLINQWADVQPGEITCTSKNTTCPNSGKVILETLSFSETNLPFDYMGLILLILIFRIAAYVALKMRTKRKE